In the genome of Metabacillus litoralis, the window GGTGCGCGTACACAAAATGTATATAAATTCTCAAGGCTGGCCGGTTGTTTCACCATATCGTTATGCAGGGGAAGAGTTAGAAACAGTAAAGAAATCAGAGCTAAACGGTGATTATCTCTTTATTAACCACGGTAAGGATATTAGTTCAGAAATAAAAGAATCGGTTTCCGTTAGTCTAAATAAGGATGGCACGATTACTGGTGGAGCTGAAGGTACATGGGTTTTAGATGGTGATCATGAGGCAGTATTGAAACTAGATGGTAAAACGTATAACGGAGTATTTGTGCGTCAATGGGAGCCAACATCAGAGAGTTACCGCATGACGTTTACTGCACAATCATCGGAGGGGGTTTCTATTTGGGGAAGCCAAGTAGAAAATGATGGTGAGAATGTACCATTTACTGCTATGAATTCATTAAATCTAGTAATGATAGGTGGATTAATTATAGTTTTTGGCGTTGGCCTATTTATCTTTTTAAAAAGAAAAAAATAACCGAAAAAACTGCTGTTTTAAAATATTAGAAAGGTATAACTTCTCATCATCAAGAGGTTATACCTTTTCAACTAATCGCAAATATTTTAGAAAGGATGGATGAAATTGAAGCATCATCAATATGCATTAACACCTCCAATGGGCTGGAATAGTTGGGATTGTTACGGTGCTACAGTAAGAGAAGATGAGGTGAAAGGAAACGCAGATTACATGGCGAAGCATCTGCTTCAATATGGATGGGAGTATGTTGTGGTCGACATTCAATGGTCAGAGCCGGGAGCTGTTTCTTCCGCTTATCGTCCGTTTGTTCCGTTAGAAATGGATGAATATTCAAGGTTAGTTCCCGCAATCAATCGGTTTCCGTCTGCTGAGAATGGAAACGGCTTTAAGCCATTAGCAGATTACATACACAACCTTGGTTTGAAATTTGGTATCCACATTATGAGAGGAATTCCTCGACAAGCTGTTCATCAAAATACAAAAATACTTGGAAGTGATAAAACAGCAAGAGAGATTGCAAAGCCTAACTCTATTTGTCCATGGAATACAGACATGTATGGTGTAGACGAAACAAAAGAAGGTGCGCAAGAATACTATGATTCCCTGTTTAAGCTTTATGCTGAGTGGGAAGTTGATTTTGTTAAGGTAGATGATATTGCCGATTCAAAACTTTACGGAGCACAGACAGAAGAAATAAAAATGATTAGAAAAGCAATCGATCGTTGCGGGCGACCAATGGTGTTAAGTTTATCACCCGGACCTGCTCCATTAGAGCATGCAAGCTTATTAGAAGAAAATGCAAATATGTGGAGAATGACAGATGATTTTTGGGACCTTTGGGAGCTTTTATATAACATGTTCGATCGATGCTATAAATGGAGTAAAAATTGTGGTCAAGGATTTTGGCCTGATGCTGATATGCTACCACTAGGACATATTGGAATTCGTTCTGTTGATGGTGGAGCGAGCGACCGATTTACAAGATTTACAAAAGATGAGCAAATCACAATGATGACGCTATGGTCAATTTTTCGTTCTCCTCTAATGTTTGGTGGAGAATTAAGAGATAACGATGATTGGACACTGTCTCTACTAACAAATGAAGAAGTACTAAACATGCATAGAACAAGTCATAGTGCCCGACAGGTATATCGCAAACATGACAAAGTTGTATGGGCTGCAGAAGGTGATCACGAAATCTATGTCGCACTCTTTAATATATCTGATAGAAAACAAACGGTTTCTATTTCACTTGACGAGCTACACGTTTCCGAGGAAGTTCAGCCAAGAGATTTATGGAATAAAAGGCAGTTAGCCTCTGTTAACAGTGAGATTTGTTATGATTTGGCACCCCATGCATCAATACTTTTAAAAATAGACAAATAGAGTAGTAGTATCACTTAAAGTTGTCGAAAATATCTTCAAAAAAATGATAAGAGGTGACGTTTAATGAGTAATGTTAAACTTTTAGACGGTATTTTTAAAGATTCAGAAAGAATTGGAAAAGAGTTTCTTCTTACTTTAGATGTAGATCGACTTGTTGCGTCTTGTTATGTTGCTGCTTCATTAACTCCGAAAAAACCTCGCTACGGTGGATGGGAAACAATGGGGATTAGCGGTCATTCGATTGGACACTGGCTATCAGCTACCGCAACGATGTATTCAGTTACTAGAGATGAAAAATTAAAAGAAAAATTGGATTACGCTGTAGATGAACTAGCCTATGTTCAATCACAGGATCCCTTTGGATATGTTAGTGGTTTTCCAAGAGATTGCTATGATCGAGTTTTTGCAGGTGGGGATTTTGAAGTATCACACTTTAGTTTAGGAGATTCTTGGGTGCCGTGGTACAGCATTCATAAAATATATGCTGGCCTTATAGATGTGTACAACATTTGTCATCATGAGAAGGCATTAGAAGTTGTAATGAAACTAGCGAATTGGGCCAAAAAGGGAACAGATAACTTAACAGATGAAGAATTTCAAAGAATGTTAATTTGTGAACATGGCGGTATGAATGAAGCAATGGCAGATCTTTACTTAATTACTGGTAACAAGGACTACCTTGACCTTGCCATTAGATTCTGCCATAACGCTATTTTAGATCCCTTATCAAAAGGAATTGATGAACTTGAGGGAAAACATGCAAATACACAAATTCCAAAAGTTATCGGTGCTGCAAAACTATATGAAATCACAGGAGAAACATATTATCGAGATGCTTCGTTATTCTTTTGGGAGCAAGTCACAGAAAATCGCTCATATGTAATAGGCGGAAATTCAAAAAATGAACATTTTGGTATTGAGAACTCTGAGGAGCTTGGGATAACAACAACCGAAACTTGTAACACCTATAATATGATGAAGCTGACTGAGCATTTGTTTAAATGGACAAAGCAATCTAAATATATGGATTATTATGAAAGAGCATTATATAACCATATTCTAGCATCGCAGGATCCAGAGACAGGAATGAAAACATACTTTGTATCAACTCAGCCGGGGCATTTTAAGGTTTATTGCTCCCATGATGATTCTTTCTGGTGTTGTACGGGGACTGGAATGGAAAACCCGGCTAGATATACAAGAAGTATTTATCATCAGGTAGAAAACAAATTATTTGTAAATTTATTTATTGCTTCTGAAATAAATCTAGTAGATAAAAACATTTTAATTAAGCAAGAAACTAAGTTTCCTGAAGCCCCTACATCAAAGCTAACGATTGTAGGTGCAAAAGATGAGTTATTGACTTTTCAGATTCGCGTACCATATTGGATATCTGGTGAACTAACGGCGACTATTAATGGCCAACAAACAATCTCTAGAGCAGATACTGGATATCTAGAAATAAGCGGACGTTGGAATGATGGAGATGTAATTGAACTGCTTATTCCAATGAACCTTCATTCATACAAATCGAAAGATGAAGAAACAAAATTGGCGTTTATGTATGGTCCTATCGTCCTTGCAGGAGCGTTAGGAACAGAAAAATTCCCTGAGAGCGATATTCTAGATGATCATTTAAAGCTTAATAATCATCCATTAATCGATGTTCCAACTCTTGTAACAGGCGAAAAAGATTTAACAAAAGTGATCAAGCCACTCGAAGGTTCCTCGTTATGTTTTGAAACAGAGGCAATTGGGCAACCAGGGAATCTTAAGATGACACTTATCCCTTTTTATGCTCTTCATCATCAAAGGTATACGTTGTACTGGGATGTAATGGACAACGAAAAATATGTTGAGTTTTTAAACAAAGAACAAAGCGAAACGGAGAAACTAGAAAGTATCACAATAGATGCTGTCCAACCGAATGAGCAACAGCCTGAAGTGGATCATGCGATCAAAACAGTAAATTCTCATTCAGGATATTTAAACCTTGTTCATAGAGGCTGGCGAGATAGTCGTGATGAAGGGTATTTTAGCTACGAGTTAGCTGTTGATCCAAAACAGGAGATGTACTTGCATATTACTTACTTTGGCGGAGATCGAGTTTTACATCTAGATGGAAAAGTGTATGAAAGAGATTTTTATATCTTAATAGATGGTACAGAACTTGTACGGCAAACACTTAAAGGTGAAAAGTCTGATAAGCTTTTTGCTGTTGTATATCCTATACCATTTTCATTAACAGAAGGTAAAGAAAAGATTGAAGTGAAGTTTGTTTCAACTGAAGGGAAAATTGCAGGTGGTATATACGGTTTAAGAATGATTAATCATCCGTTATAAGTAGATGAAGAAGGACTGATTTTGACTACTGGTAGTCAAAATCAGTCTTTTTCAAAACCTATTATACAATTTAACCATACAAAAACTGAATAAGTTATTGTTTTATTTCAAATTTGTACGTTTATGTTGTATAATATCTTTAGTTGTACGAATGAGTCTAACAAGAGACATACAAGCTGAAAGTGGTGACATAATGGCACAGCAAACAAAGGTAGGCATGGTCAAGGAAAAAATTAAAGAATGGATTGTTGATGGTAAGGTTTTACCAGGAGAGAAAATTTATTCAGAAAATGAATTGGTGAAAATGTTCGAGGTTAGTAGACATACAGTTCGTCAAGCAGTAGGTGATCTCGTGCATGACGGTTGGTTGTATAGAGAACAAGGAGCAGGAACTTTTTGTTCGACGCAATTAATTCAGGGACATCCACAATCGAGAAGAGATGCAGCCGGTAAAACGATCGGTGTCATCACCACTTATATTTCTGACTATATCTTCCCATCTATTATCAAAGGAATTGAATCATACTTAACAACACGGGGATATTCGTTAACATTCGCTTGTACTGACAATGACCCTGAAAAGGAAAAGCAATGCATTGAAACGATGATTAACCATAATATAGATGGGCTAATTGTGGAACCGACAAGAAGTAGCAGCTACAATCCAAATCTTCATTATTATTTGGAAATGGAACAAAAAAACATCCCATATCTTATGATTAACCAATTCTATCCTCAGTTAAACCCTGTAAGCATTATTTTAGATGATGAAAAGGGTGGTTATATTGCGACTGATCATTTGATTAAACAGGGGCATAAGAAAATCATAGGCTTGTTCAAGAGCGATGATTTACAAGGATTAAATCGGATGCAAGGGTTTATTCGCGCATTTAGAGAAAACAACATCCCCTTTTTTCCAGATATGTTTGTAACATACACAACAGAAGAAAAAGATTTTATCTTTAAATTGATGACTCTTCTTCAAGATTCCTCTACTCGACCGACAGCAATTGTCTGCTACAATGATGAAGTTTCCTTACAGGTATTAAACCTTTTAAGAGATCTTAAAATTAAAGTTCCTGAACAAATGTCTATTGTAGGATATGATGATTCATACTTAGCAGAAGCCTCTGAGACAAAGTTAACATCTGTCACACATCCTAAGACAGATATGGGAATTGAAGCCGCGAAATGGATTGTTGATGCAGTAGAAAAACGTGAAAATGAAGAGTTCAAAAATAAGCAAAAAGTATATGATCCTAAATTAGTGATAAGAAAATCTACTTCTACAGTATCTAAACCAGCAGTTGAAAGAAAACAAGTGATCATATAAAGCGTGGTTTCTATCAAGATGTATTAAACTGTTAGGGGGAATAAAAGTGATTACGTTAAATGAGCTGAAGCACCAATCGAAAGCATGCACATGTGGAAATAACCATTATGATATTTTAATTGATAACATTGTTATTAGTGATCAAGCATTAAAGGAAGTTGTTCCATATTTAGAAAATAAACAATTTCGAAAGGTTGCTATCATTGCAGATGAACATACCGATATTGTAGCAGCAAAAATACTTTCTACTCATCTTAAAGAAGCCAACATTTTATACTCTAAAACGATTCTTCAGCCAAATGCTCAGGGAGACGTTGTTGCTGATGAAGTAGCATTAATTGAAAGTATGTTAGGTATTCCTCAGGATGTTGATGTTGTAATCGCTGTTGGATCCGGCACAATTCATGATATTGTCAGATTTGCTAGCTTTAAAATGGGGAAACCTTTCATTTCTATTCCAACAGCCCCCTCTGTTGATGGCTTTAACTCTATGGGCGCCCCTGTCATTATTAAGGGTGTAAAAATAACGTATCAAATGCAATCGCCTCTTGCTGTTTTTGCTGATCTTTCTATCCTTAAACGTGCACCAAAAGAAATGATTGCAGCTGGTTTTGCTGATATGATTGGAAAGTATACCTCGTTAGCCGACTGGAAGTTTTCCCATCTTGTTGCAGATGAACCATACTGTTCCTTGTCTGCACGACTAACACAAGAAGCACTAGAGGGATGCGCAAATTCTATAGAACAAATCATACAAGCGGAGAAAGATGGAATAAAAATTCTAATGGAATCGCTCATTCAATCAGGTTTAGCCATGCTGTTAGTTGGTCATTCATCACCGGCTTCAGGTGGAGAACATCATCTTTCACATTTCTGGGAAATGGATTTTATAGCGAATGATAAACCGCAGGTTCTTCATGGAGCAAAAGTAGGGGTTTCTACCCAGTTAGTACTAGATTTATACAAGAATCAGATGTTAGAACTTGTTTCCTCGGACGATAGGCTGCAAGAATTATCAACGAATAAAGCAGTCGCAGTACTTAAACAGCAAGATGAGTTAGTTCAAATATTAAAGGCGTTACCACATTCTAGTGATATCGCGGCTATGCTTAAATCATTGCAAGGGGCAGTTACTCCTTCGGATCTTGGTATATCATCGGAACTTGTTTCAGACAGTTTAAGGAAAGCACATAAATTAAGGGATCGTTACACGATGTTAAAGTTTTGGAATGAGCATGTAGGTTTACACGAATATGTGTAAACGACAAAGAATATGTAAAAAAGACCAAAATCTATGAATTTATGGATTTTGGTCTTTTTTTCTGAATTTTTAATCACCACAAGTTCATAAATGGTATATTAGAGAAAAAGGCAGAAAAACGTAGAAAAACGTCGTATCATTGCCGGAAAATCACACACGTACGTACATATAAATCGCTTTGTGCAAATATGTGCAAAAAAACTGTTAAAAAAGTTGTTGACATGTACGAACAGGTGTAATAATATAAGATTAAAGAAGCGCTTACATAACAAAAAGAAAAGCTTGCAAAATATTGATCGTACTCCTTTGTTAAGTAAGTCTCCTTTTCTATCAAATAGCATCTGGGGGGAATAAAAGTGTTCAAGAAATCCAAAAAGAGATTAAGTAGATTCTTATTAGTCAGTATGTTAATTGTTGTTGTAGGAGGAGTCTTAGGTGCTTGTAGCAGCAGTAGT includes:
- a CDS encoding glycoside hydrolase family 27 protein: MKHHQYALTPPMGWNSWDCYGATVREDEVKGNADYMAKHLLQYGWEYVVVDIQWSEPGAVSSAYRPFVPLEMDEYSRLVPAINRFPSAENGNGFKPLADYIHNLGLKFGIHIMRGIPRQAVHQNTKILGSDKTAREIAKPNSICPWNTDMYGVDETKEGAQEYYDSLFKLYAEWEVDFVKVDDIADSKLYGAQTEEIKMIRKAIDRCGRPMVLSLSPGPAPLEHASLLEENANMWRMTDDFWDLWELLYNMFDRCYKWSKNCGQGFWPDADMLPLGHIGIRSVDGGASDRFTRFTKDEQITMMTLWSIFRSPLMFGGELRDNDDWTLSLLTNEEVLNMHRTSHSARQVYRKHDKVVWAAEGDHEIYVALFNISDRKQTVSISLDELHVSEEVQPRDLWNKRQLASVNSEICYDLAPHASILLKIDK
- a CDS encoding glycoside hydrolase family 127 protein, coding for MSNVKLLDGIFKDSERIGKEFLLTLDVDRLVASCYVAASLTPKKPRYGGWETMGISGHSIGHWLSATATMYSVTRDEKLKEKLDYAVDELAYVQSQDPFGYVSGFPRDCYDRVFAGGDFEVSHFSLGDSWVPWYSIHKIYAGLIDVYNICHHEKALEVVMKLANWAKKGTDNLTDEEFQRMLICEHGGMNEAMADLYLITGNKDYLDLAIRFCHNAILDPLSKGIDELEGKHANTQIPKVIGAAKLYEITGETYYRDASLFFWEQVTENRSYVIGGNSKNEHFGIENSEELGITTTETCNTYNMMKLTEHLFKWTKQSKYMDYYERALYNHILASQDPETGMKTYFVSTQPGHFKVYCSHDDSFWCCTGTGMENPARYTRSIYHQVENKLFVNLFIASEINLVDKNILIKQETKFPEAPTSKLTIVGAKDELLTFQIRVPYWISGELTATINGQQTISRADTGYLEISGRWNDGDVIELLIPMNLHSYKSKDEETKLAFMYGPIVLAGALGTEKFPESDILDDHLKLNNHPLIDVPTLVTGEKDLTKVIKPLEGSSLCFETEAIGQPGNLKMTLIPFYALHHQRYTLYWDVMDNEKYVEFLNKEQSETEKLESITIDAVQPNEQQPEVDHAIKTVNSHSGYLNLVHRGWRDSRDEGYFSYELAVDPKQEMYLHITYFGGDRVLHLDGKVYERDFYILIDGTELVRQTLKGEKSDKLFAVVYPIPFSLTEGKEKIEVKFVSTEGKIAGGIYGLRMINHPL
- a CDS encoding GntR family transcriptional regulator encodes the protein MAQQTKVGMVKEKIKEWIVDGKVLPGEKIYSENELVKMFEVSRHTVRQAVGDLVHDGWLYREQGAGTFCSTQLIQGHPQSRRDAAGKTIGVITTYISDYIFPSIIKGIESYLTTRGYSLTFACTDNDPEKEKQCIETMINHNIDGLIVEPTRSSSYNPNLHYYLEMEQKNIPYLMINQFYPQLNPVSIILDDEKGGYIATDHLIKQGHKKIIGLFKSDDLQGLNRMQGFIRAFRENNIPFFPDMFVTYTTEEKDFIFKLMTLLQDSSTRPTAIVCYNDEVSLQVLNLLRDLKIKVPEQMSIVGYDDSYLAEASETKLTSVTHPKTDMGIEAAKWIVDAVEKRENEEFKNKQKVYDPKLVIRKSTSTVSKPAVERKQVII
- a CDS encoding sn-glycerol-1-phosphate dehydrogenase → MITLNELKHQSKACTCGNNHYDILIDNIVISDQALKEVVPYLENKQFRKVAIIADEHTDIVAAKILSTHLKEANILYSKTILQPNAQGDVVADEVALIESMLGIPQDVDVVIAVGSGTIHDIVRFASFKMGKPFISIPTAPSVDGFNSMGAPVIIKGVKITYQMQSPLAVFADLSILKRAPKEMIAAGFADMIGKYTSLADWKFSHLVADEPYCSLSARLTQEALEGCANSIEQIIQAEKDGIKILMESLIQSGLAMLLVGHSSPASGGEHHLSHFWEMDFIANDKPQVLHGAKVGVSTQLVLDLYKNQMLELVSSDDRLQELSTNKAVAVLKQQDELVQILKALPHSSDIAAMLKSLQGAVTPSDLGISSELVSDSLRKAHKLRDRYTMLKFWNEHVGLHEYV